One stretch of Macaca nemestrina isolate mMacNem1 chromosome 17, mMacNem.hap1, whole genome shotgun sequence DNA includes these proteins:
- the LOC105469249 gene encoding LOW QUALITY PROTEIN: protein DDC8 homolog (The sequence of the model RefSeq protein was modified relative to this genomic sequence to represent the inferred CDS: inserted 1 base in 1 codon; deleted 1 base in 1 codon), which produces MCFGWSSLVIWRHTQFAVQQSGFCGSSGPGAPLEPSTLXSKHLPWEAASAGFADRNRNMDGATWPSLCPDNEAPLWRKKHKSLQARGTGDLALQRRADAKLWKSYQLQRLAEELGRGCREVRYLHVGGLDRLQSARLLGWGGGRARENEPASEGPVQRRSARPPRAKEKHRAAPSEERSCREELGQQHPRHSRPRKTAASPEKPQTTKAMGQTNSHLALPEKRKGRREPSTKSGGGRGAIHPQRSRGPDLKRPDPLVAAVGEIRRVEGKEKGTAQAGRRPLGQGAVCFVPALTSRSRGQSPEGKLRDLGQLWPAGASHRREAVSPASQCTLREKNKWQKELELAFEELFNINRKLKKHLRLYLALKPRMDQSPGEEHAFSEMQECGAETPRGKKTADAEMLPAGEPRSLAEEVEQQAASKTNLKTLMGKVKPTFRNGSQTLSPEAGIFISEGDSLLYSTESGQETPKLGTLAEGSLQLHLQDQTDRAGSTASRQRQKAEMEQRRQKQLESLERTEHPDMSLEIHYKAELEKERREQRRARLAHLKSSSTRARERERGSELSTNSPSGTSLADDDWHSQMIRDQQQQILEQNKLHKQFLEEARKRLQEFQNIC; this is translated from the exons GTTTGCTGTGCAACAGTCG GGCTTCTGTGGCTCCTCAGGCCCGGGGGCGCCCCTTGAACCCTCCACTC GCTCCAAGCACCTTCCCTGGGAAGCTGCATCTGCCGGGTTCGCAGACAGGAACAGAAACATGGACGGAGCCACGTGGCCGAGCCTCTGTCCTGATAACGAAGCTCCGCTTTGGAGGAAAAAGCACAAATCGCTACAAGCCCGGGGCACAGGCGACCTCGCTCTGCAGAGAAGAGCGGATGCCAAGCTGTGGAAAAGCTACCAGCTCCAGCGCTTGGCTGAGGAGTTGGGGAGAGGGTGTCGGGAGGTGCGGTACCTGCACGTCGGAGGCCTGGACCGACTGCAGTCAGCACGTCTGTTAGGCTGGGGAGGAGGACGGGCCAGGGAAAATGAGCCCGCCTCAGAGGGGCCCGTCCAGCGGAGATCAGCCAGGCCCCCAAGGGCCAAGGAGAAGCACAGAGCGGCCCCTAGTGAAGAGAGGAGTTGCAGGGAAGAGTTGGGCCAGCAACACCCCAGGCACTCCAGGCCCCGGAAGACAGCAGCGAGCCCAGAGAAACCACAGACTACAAAAGCCATGGGTCAGACGAATTCTCACCTGGCCCTGCctgagaagagaaagggaaggcgAGAACCTTCGACCAAGTCCGGGGGTGGCCGCGGTGCCATCCACCCTCAGAGGAGCAGGGGGCCGGACCTAAAAAGGCCAGACCCACTCGTGGCTGCTGTGGGAGAAATCAGGCGTgtggagggaaaagagaaaggaacagcTCAGGCGGGGAGGAGGCCACTGGGACAGGGGGCAGTTTGCTTTGTTCCAGCCCTGACCAGTCGCTCTCGGGGACAGAGTCCAGAGGGGAAGCTGAGAGACCTCGGGCAGCTGTGGCCAGCTGGTGCCAGCCACAGAAGGGAAGCTGTGTCCCCAGCATCTCAGTGCACGCTCCGGGAGAAGAACAAGTGGCAGAAAGAGCTGGAGTTGGCCTTTGAAGAGTTGTTTAACATAAACAGAAAGCTGAAAAAACACCTGCGCTTGTACCTGGCACTGAAGCCCAGGATGGACCAGAGCCCCGGGGAAGAGCATGCCTTCTCAGAGATGCAAGAATGTGGCGCTGAGACCCCAAGAGGGAAGAAAACAGCAGACGCAGAGATGCTGCCCGCCGGGGAACCCAGGAGCCTAGCAGAGGAGGTGGAGCAGCAGGCAGCGTCCAAGACCAACTTGAAAACGTTAATGGGCAAGGTCAAGCCCACGTTTAGAAATGGAAGTCAAACATTGTCTCCTGAGGCAGGTATATTTATCAGTGAAGGGGACTCATTATTGTATAGCACTGAATCTGGACAAGAGACCCCCAAACTGGGCACGCTGGCAGAGGGCTCCCTTCAGCTCCACCTTCAAGACCAGACAGACAGAGCGGGTTCAACGGCATCCAGGCAAAGGCAGAAAGCAGAGATGGAGCAGAGAAGACAAAAACAACTGGAATCGCTTGAACGAACGGAACACCCAGATATGAGCTTGGAAATCCACTACAAGGCTGAGTTagaaaaagagaggagggagCAAAGAAGGGCTCGACTGGCGCATCTGAAGTCCTCCTCCACAAGAGCccgggaaagggagagaggatcTGAGCTCAGCACCAATTCCCCATCAGGCACCAGCCTCGCCGACGACGACTGGCACAGTCAGATGATCCGAGACCAGCAGCAGCAGATTTTAGAGCAAAACAAGTTGCACAAGCAGTTTCTTGAAGAAGCCAGGAAACGCTTGCAAGAGTTCCAGAACATATGCTAA